The Solibacillus daqui genome has a segment encoding these proteins:
- a CDS encoding MFS transporter yields MTSDQRKKLALLMLNMFIAVGSFGIIIPIIPAYLKELGQGGTAAGLIIAIFAFAQFLVSPIGGKWTDKYGRRPLINIGLLTLAISMFIFYFADSVALLYVSRAIGGIGCAFLIPAIYAYVADITTMDQRAKGNSFISAAMSLGIVIGPGIGGFLADYGLKTPLLVSAIVGLLAFVVSFFTLKESQLEKVDIVAQPDSSMVKDILLSVKKPFFIPLIITLIMSFGLMAYETVLGLYVDDQFGATPQEIAFMVTATGLVGVIMQLFVVDWIVKVMGELNVLKLFLIVTAIGFSLSIIANSYNLFFAISLLIFLATSILRPVLTTLISKLAGNEQGFAMGMNNAYMSIGNILGPLLAGALYDIQILYPFIAGLIILIGTIIFTFMWKKVQTPTVS; encoded by the coding sequence ATGACTTCAGATCAACGAAAAAAATTAGCGCTTCTTATGCTCAATATGTTTATTGCAGTAGGAAGCTTTGGGATAATTATTCCGATTATCCCTGCCTATTTAAAAGAACTTGGCCAAGGTGGGACGGCTGCAGGGCTAATTATTGCGATTTTTGCATTCGCTCAGTTTTTAGTATCACCTATTGGTGGGAAATGGACCGACAAATATGGTCGCCGCCCGCTCATTAATATCGGACTTTTAACATTAGCAATCTCGATGTTTATCTTTTATTTTGCTGATTCAGTTGCGTTACTGTATGTATCACGCGCGATTGGTGGGATTGGCTGTGCGTTTTTAATTCCGGCAATTTATGCATATGTAGCCGATATTACAACAATGGACCAGCGTGCAAAGGGAAATAGCTTTATTTCTGCTGCGATGTCTTTGGGTATTGTGATTGGTCCAGGGATCGGTGGTTTTTTAGCTGATTATGGACTGAAAACTCCTTTATTAGTTTCGGCAATTGTAGGACTTTTAGCGTTTGTCGTCTCTTTCTTTACATTAAAGGAAAGCCAATTAGAAAAAGTGGATATCGTGGCGCAACCAGATTCATCTATGGTAAAAGACATTCTTTTGTCTGTGAAAAAACCATTCTTTATTCCATTGATTATTACATTAATTATGAGCTTCGGGTTAATGGCTTATGAAACCGTGCTCGGACTATATGTGGATGACCAATTTGGTGCAACACCTCAGGAAATTGCGTTTATGGTGACGGCTACTGGCTTAGTAGGTGTCATTATGCAGCTGTTTGTTGTCGATTGGATTGTCAAAGTAATGGGCGAATTAAATGTCTTGAAACTATTTTTAATCGTCACAGCAATTGGCTTCTCACTATCGATTATCGCCAATAGCTACAATTTATTTTTTGCGATTTCATTATTAATCTTCTTAGCAACGTCCATTTTACGTCCGGTTTTAACAACTTTGATTTCAAAATTAGCGGGCAATGAACAAGGCTTTGCGATGGGCATGAACAATGCATATATGAGTATTGGTAACATTTTAGGTCCACTGCTTGCAGGTGCATTATATGATATTCAAATTTTGTATCCATTTATTGCAGGGCTTATAATCTTAATAGGAACGATTATTTTCACGTTTATGTGGAAAAAGGTACAAACACCTACAGTTTCTTAA
- a CDS encoding sigma-70 family RNA polymerase sigma factor — translation MQLEQLIRAHGEELLRLAYTYVKNKETAEDIVQDVLLKAFEQQGQFRGEASYRTYLYRMTINRSYDYLRSWSHKNTILTEKIQQIFKGTKSAEQEVLVLTENRVLGEAVLGLPLKYREIIVLYYYKELKIDEIAEMLSCSDNTVKTRLRRGREKLKQTLEGGAWDDEISNETGH, via the coding sequence ATGCAGCTAGAGCAGTTGATCCGAGCGCATGGTGAGGAATTATTACGCCTTGCTTATACATATGTGAAAAATAAAGAAACAGCTGAGGATATTGTACAAGACGTCTTACTAAAAGCTTTTGAGCAGCAGGGACAATTTCGTGGGGAAGCAAGTTACCGTACGTATTTATATCGCATGACAATAAACCGTAGCTATGATTATTTACGCAGTTGGAGCCATAAAAATACCATTCTCACTGAAAAAATCCAACAAATTTTTAAAGGCACGAAATCAGCGGAGCAGGAAGTACTTGTTTTAACAGAAAACCGGGTATTAGGTGAGGCGGTACTCGGTTTACCGCTTAAATATCGTGAAATCATCGTCTTATATTATTACAAAGAACTTAAAATCGATGAAATTGCCGAGATGTTATCGTGTTCAGACAATACGGTGAAAACGAGGCTAAGGCGCGGACGAGAAAAACTAAAGCAAACGCTAGAAGGAGGTGCGTGGGATGACGAAATCTCAAATGAAACAGGCCATTGA
- a CDS encoding C39 family peptidase — protein MKILLNITGKSQYSADIRTEFQNSACGPTTAHVILNYLCQNDEKVLPHDINELYKLLGGTKIGLFKWRLIRNLRKLLGDDWCVEECTITQAIEQLREGNPVAMRFDVYFSWKFLPKNKPLYKYHWVPLIGYEIKNGELFLSIHDNGGRNRDSQVRSFKYDDNRKVLNFVKIEPIKR, from the coding sequence ATGAAAATCCTACTAAATATCACAGGAAAATCACAATATAGTGCAGATATTCGAACTGAATTCCAAAACTCTGCATGCGGACCAACTACAGCACACGTGATTTTAAATTATTTATGTCAAAATGACGAAAAGGTGCTACCACATGATATTAATGAATTGTATAAACTACTTGGCGGTACAAAAATCGGATTATTTAAGTGGCGTCTAATCCGCAATTTGCGCAAGCTGCTTGGTGATGATTGGTGTGTAGAGGAGTGTACAATAACGCAAGCAATTGAGCAGTTACGTGAAGGCAATCCTGTAGCGATGCGCTTTGATGTTTATTTTTCGTGGAAGTTTTTACCAAAAAATAAGCCACTTTATAAATACCATTGGGTACCACTCATTGGCTACGAAATTAAAAATGGTGAATTGTTCTTATCAATCCATGATAATGGTGGTCGCAATCGCGATAGCCAAGTGCGCTCCTTTAAATATGATGATAATCGTAAAGTATTAAACTTTGTTAAAATTGAACCTATAAAGCGTTAG
- a CDS encoding endospore germination permease: protein MKSKGKISILHIVFLSMTVIGLKNHVTIIPSLLSGAERDSWMSIILSALITVPWLYVFFLLQKQLHSDSVRTRLLTNYPKFGNVVIYVIVFYLLVMAAFTMRETLQWVSTTFLIETPVLLLFFLFSVVCLLLATSSVLSITMANIIVLFGVVVLGFFVAFVNLQVKDHSLLRPFFEHGYSPIIKTVVYPASGFFEILLLLFIQQHFTKKLKFTHLLIILFILVGLTLGPLIGAITEFGPTEAARQRYPAFEEWRIAKIGNYVSHLDFFSIYQWLTGTFIRVGFLLYIAIELLGMTGKKKKIWEIVAPAFIFLTLPLFLINDSIFIEIKGKYFLISTALFFFILAFLLLFLLRKRTNSKVESDASN, encoded by the coding sequence ATGAAATCTAAAGGTAAAATTAGTATTCTTCATATTGTTTTTTTATCGATGACGGTGATTGGCTTGAAAAATCACGTAACAATCATTCCCTCTTTATTAAGTGGAGCTGAGCGCGATTCATGGATGTCAATCATTTTATCAGCTCTTATCACCGTTCCCTGGCTTTATGTATTTTTTCTACTTCAAAAACAGCTACATTCGGATTCCGTTCGTACTCGTTTGCTTACAAATTACCCTAAATTCGGAAACGTAGTGATTTATGTAATTGTTTTTTATTTATTGGTAATGGCTGCATTTACAATGCGTGAAACTTTACAATGGGTGTCGACAACCTTCTTAATTGAAACACCTGTTCTCCTACTATTTTTCCTTTTTTCAGTTGTTTGCCTTTTATTAGCCACGTCGTCCGTGTTAAGTATTACGATGGCGAATATTATCGTCCTATTTGGTGTCGTTGTATTGGGCTTTTTCGTTGCGTTTGTCAACTTACAAGTAAAAGACCATTCATTACTGCGTCCATTTTTCGAGCATGGCTATTCCCCCATCATAAAAACGGTCGTATATCCTGCTTCCGGCTTTTTTGAAATTCTTTTGCTTTTGTTTATTCAACAGCATTTTACGAAAAAATTAAAATTTACGCACCTACTCATTATTCTTTTCATTCTCGTTGGCTTAACGCTTGGTCCACTAATAGGTGCAATTACAGAATTCGGTCCTACAGAAGCTGCTAGACAACGTTATCCTGCCTTTGAAGAATGGAGAATTGCTAAAATTGGTAACTATGTATCGCATTTAGACTTCTTCTCTATTTATCAATGGTTAACAGGTACGTTTATACGCGTCGGCTTTTTATTATATATCGCCATTGAGCTATTAGGGATGACAGGGAAGAAAAAAAAAATTTGGGAAATCGTTGCACCAGCATTTATTTTTTTAACATTGCCGCTATTTTTGATAAATGACAGTATATTTATCGAGATTAAAGGGAAGTATTTTTTAATAAGTACAGCTTTGTTCTTTTTCATATTAGCGTTTTTATTGCTGTTTCTTTTACGAAAGAGAACAAACAGTAAGGTGGAAAGCGATGCATCAAATTGA
- a CDS encoding spore germination protein, producing the protein MHQIDTISLKEHFKHCEDVHFQTYSFQTSKVTLITCDAMIDKYSLNEIIVPRLQSICSDSDKPLTENMLSQNLYLPDLQQITDLNDATTNVFGGFVLIYVEKLQILLSSNIEKKPNRSPEETKLEVQIKGPRDNFIEDLSINIALIRKRLPTDSLAVEKLSIGERSKTKLAVLYFHDIADLTILKELKQDLESVCTDILISSESLMERFNKRSYFLPLNHTTGRPDFAVMALSAGRFVILVDGISYAVITPVNLFLLLKSGEDFDHPAVTSSIERILRIFSIIIALFLPAFWLALTTFHQEQLPFPLLATIVQANTGLPLPTALEMLGMLFMFELFREAGLRLPSTLGGTISVVGGLIIGDAAIRSGITSPAMIVVIAISTIAGFTLVNQSLVTTVSIMRILNILMTSVFGLFGLFLSLYLFVLYLANLRVYGVPYLYFTADLSWSNLKVTLFRPPMSSYKKRTATKNLQDKTREKE; encoded by the coding sequence ATGCATCAAATTGATACGATTTCGTTAAAAGAGCACTTTAAACATTGTGAGGATGTTCATTTTCAAACGTATTCCTTTCAAACAAGCAAAGTAACACTTATTACATGCGATGCGATGATTGACAAATATTCACTAAATGAAATTATTGTACCTAGACTTCAGTCGATTTGTAGTGACTCCGATAAACCGTTAACTGAAAATATGCTTTCCCAAAATTTATACCTTCCTGATTTACAACAAATCACAGATTTAAACGATGCCACAACGAATGTATTTGGTGGCTTTGTCCTTATTTATGTGGAAAAGCTTCAAATACTATTATCAAGTAATATTGAAAAAAAGCCTAATCGAAGTCCAGAAGAAACGAAATTAGAGGTACAAATAAAAGGGCCTCGAGACAATTTTATTGAAGATTTATCAATTAATATTGCACTGATTCGCAAGCGACTACCTACTGATTCTCTTGCCGTTGAAAAGCTATCCATTGGGGAACGCTCGAAAACGAAGCTTGCCGTTCTTTATTTTCACGATATAGCAGATTTAACGATACTAAAAGAACTAAAGCAGGATTTGGAGTCTGTTTGTACTGATATTCTTATAAGCAGTGAATCACTTATGGAACGTTTTAATAAACGGTCCTATTTTTTACCGCTAAACCATACGACTGGTCGACCGGATTTTGCTGTAATGGCATTATCAGCAGGACGCTTTGTTATTCTCGTTGATGGCATTTCATATGCGGTAATTACTCCCGTCAATTTGTTTTTGCTATTAAAATCAGGTGAAGATTTTGATCACCCAGCGGTTACAAGCTCAATAGAGCGAATTTTACGAATTTTTAGTATTATTATCGCATTATTTTTACCTGCATTTTGGCTTGCTTTAACGACATTTCATCAAGAACAATTACCATTCCCGTTACTTGCGACAATCGTTCAAGCAAATACTGGGTTACCGCTTCCAACGGCGTTGGAAATGCTCGGTATGTTATTCATGTTTGAGCTATTTCGAGAAGCCGGATTACGTTTGCCAAGTACCCTCGGTGGGACAATTAGCGTCGTTGGAGGACTTATTATCGGAGATGCTGCAATACGTTCAGGAATAACAAGCCCTGCAATGATTGTCGTTATTGCCATTTCAACAATTGCAGGATTTACTCTTGTAAATCAATCGCTCGTTACTACGGTAAGTATTATGCGCATTTTGAATATTCTTATGACCTCTGTATTTGGCTTATTTGGCTTATTTTTATCGCTTTATTTGTTCGTGCTTTATTTAGCCAACTTGCGCGTGTATGGCGTTCCTTACCTTTACTTTACAGCTGATCTTTCTTGGTCGAATTTGAAAGTAACGCTATTCCGTCCTCCTATGTCATCCTATAAAAAAAGGACAGCAACAAAAAATCTTCAAGATAAAACGAGGGAGAAAGAGTGA
- a CDS encoding Ger(x)C family spore germination protein → MKKLLFLPLLLLLAGCWDTNQPERMYYLFGLGIDFKDDEYIMYAQIIDFTNIAKSDQPNPDASQAEVGVARGRNFNEVFFNLYKTMDERLFLGQLEYIVFSEEALKQEKGKATVNAFVRYRELRYTTWTYVTDAPLEEIMLTTPIINKAITLSKVGDPTNSLSQSSFIQPINFRELLINTDEPSHSAIIPFIELSDSWSTDKGQDSVYSIKSVALITYKDGYMGQLKGDDVKGLQWMNEKTTRGQVTIKIDGFSEPYITNVIESVKPTIRPIINEDSIHFELEVKCVVKAIESENQEIMDQVKDKIEETIKKEIEATYKAALEMGVDVFRLSEVVYRKHNKSWKKFHVDGTVPLNENSIRSIDVEVVKMNGERIISNEK, encoded by the coding sequence ATGAAAAAGCTTCTATTTCTCCCACTCCTTCTTTTACTTGCAGGCTGCTGGGATACAAATCAACCGGAGCGAATGTATTATCTTTTCGGTCTCGGAATTGATTTTAAAGATGATGAATATATCATGTATGCCCAAATTATTGATTTTACGAATATCGCCAAATCAGATCAACCAAATCCTGACGCGAGTCAAGCAGAAGTCGGTGTAGCAAGAGGGCGAAATTTTAATGAGGTTTTTTTCAACTTATATAAGACTATGGATGAAAGACTTTTTTTAGGACAACTTGAATATATTGTATTTTCCGAGGAAGCTTTAAAACAAGAAAAAGGAAAGGCAACTGTTAATGCCTTTGTTCGCTATAGGGAATTGCGCTATACGACCTGGACATATGTTACGGATGCCCCTCTAGAAGAAATTATGTTAACAACACCGATTATTAATAAAGCCATTACATTATCAAAGGTAGGAGATCCAACCAACTCGCTGTCACAATCATCGTTTATTCAACCGATAAATTTCCGTGAACTTTTGATTAATACTGATGAACCGAGCCATTCGGCGATTATTCCTTTCATCGAACTAAGTGACAGCTGGTCAACAGATAAAGGTCAAGATAGCGTATACTCTATTAAATCTGTTGCCTTAATTACCTATAAGGACGGTTATATGGGGCAATTAAAAGGCGACGATGTAAAAGGACTCCAATGGATGAACGAAAAAACCACGCGTGGTCAAGTAACAATTAAAATAGATGGTTTTTCAGAACCTTATATAACAAATGTCATAGAATCCGTTAAACCAACTATTCGTCCAATCATCAACGAAGATTCGATACACTTTGAATTGGAGGTAAAATGTGTTGTTAAAGCGATAGAATCTGAGAATCAGGAAATAATGGATCAAGTAAAAGATAAAATTGAAGAGACGATAAAAAAAGAAATTGAAGCGACCTATAAAGCAGCGTTAGAAATGGGCGTGGATGTTTTTCGTCTATCCGAAGTAGTGTATCGAAAACACAATAAGTCTTGGAAAAAATTCCATGTAGATGGGACTGTACCGTTAAATGAAAATTCCATTCGCTCGATTGACGTTGAAGTTGTAAAAATGAATGGTGAACGTATCATTTCAAATGAAAAGTAA
- a CDS encoding 5'-3' exonuclease has protein sequence MTKPHLLIVDGMALLFRSFFASAAMNQFIRLDDGTPSNGVQGFARHVLTAQNIMKPTHLAVCWDMGAHTFRNELFDGYKANRPAPPEEMLPQFDMAKDVSQMIGWKNFGTKGLEADDLIGSMIEKWKDAAQITVISGDRDLLQLLNPTTTIAFTKKGYTEYDVYTEARFVDEYGIAPKQFADVKAFMGDTSDGYPGVKGIGPKTALQLIQNHGSIDGVLAALSTLKPGQRIKISENEDMLRLSHQLATINCAAPIDAELDELRLDAYTPSLFNSVEQKGYRLIAKHARSIK, from the coding sequence ATGACAAAACCACATTTATTAATCGTTGATGGTATGGCACTTCTATTCCGTTCGTTTTTCGCGTCAGCTGCGATGAATCAATTTATTCGTTTAGATGATGGCACACCGTCGAACGGCGTACAGGGCTTTGCACGCCATGTATTAACAGCACAAAATATAATGAAACCAACGCATTTAGCAGTTTGTTGGGATATGGGCGCCCACACATTTCGCAATGAATTGTTCGATGGCTACAAAGCAAATCGCCCAGCTCCTCCAGAAGAAATGCTGCCACAATTTGATATGGCAAAGGATGTATCACAAATGATTGGCTGGAAAAATTTCGGAACAAAGGGTTTAGAAGCCGATGATTTAATTGGGTCTATGATAGAAAAATGGAAGGATGCTGCACAAATTACTGTTATTAGTGGTGACCGTGATTTATTGCAGCTGTTAAATCCAACTACTACAATTGCGTTCACGAAAAAGGGCTACACAGAATATGATGTCTACACGGAGGCACGCTTTGTTGATGAATATGGCATTGCACCAAAGCAATTTGCCGACGTAAAAGCATTTATGGGTGATACAAGTGACGGATACCCAGGTGTTAAAGGTATTGGTCCGAAAACCGCTTTACAATTGATTCAAAACCACGGCTCCATTGACGGGGTATTAGCAGCATTATCGACATTAAAGCCGGGGCAACGAATTAAAATTAGTGAAAATGAAGACATGCTTCGCTTATCACACCAATTAGCAACAATTAACTGCGCAGCGCCAATTGATGCAGAGCTTGATGAGTTACGTTTAGATGCATACACACCATCGCTATTTAATTCTGTAGAACAAAAGGGCTATCGTTTAATTGCAAAACATGCGCGGTCGATAAAATAA
- the hutH gene encoding histidine ammonia-lyase gives MIQLNGQNLSMEQMASILYSKQKVAIADDAKHKVAKSREAVERIVQQDKTVYGINTGFGKFSDVKIAEQEVSKLQVNLIRSHACGFGEPFPILVAKAMMVLRLNALLKGFSGIRLEVLERLCYMINEDIIPVIPQQGSLGASGDLAPLSHLVLALISEGEVFVQGERRPSSELFDQLNLPKIELQAKEGLALINGTQAMTAQGIVNYIEAEKLAYASEWIAAMTMEALYGIIDAFHPAVHEARGMHEQMDVAARMRDWLEGSELITHQGEKRVQDPYSLRCIPQIHGASWQVLNYVKEKLELEMNAATDNPLIFEDGELIISGGNFHGQPIAFAMDFLKIGVAELANVSERRIERLVNPQLNEGLPAFLSAKPGLESGAMILQYSAASLVSENKTLAHPASVDSIPSSANQEDHVSMGTTGSRHARMIIGNVRNVLAIEAFCAAQAVEYRGVEQMSPKLREKWEQIRELAPSMTEDRIFSHDVNRIIEFLLPSR, from the coding sequence ATGATTCAATTAAACGGCCAGAATTTGTCGATGGAACAAATGGCAAGTATTTTATATAGTAAACAAAAAGTAGCGATTGCAGATGATGCAAAACATAAAGTAGCAAAAAGCCGTGAAGCAGTTGAACGAATTGTACAGCAAGATAAAACGGTGTATGGCATTAATACAGGGTTTGGGAAATTTAGCGATGTAAAAATCGCCGAACAAGAAGTCAGTAAATTGCAGGTGAATTTAATTCGTTCACACGCTTGTGGTTTCGGCGAGCCGTTCCCGATTTTAGTTGCAAAAGCAATGATGGTGTTACGTTTGAATGCGTTGTTAAAAGGATTTTCAGGTATTCGTTTAGAGGTGCTTGAGCGACTATGCTATATGATTAATGAAGATATTATTCCTGTCATTCCACAGCAAGGTTCGCTTGGAGCATCGGGTGATTTAGCACCGCTTTCGCATTTAGTATTGGCATTAATTAGCGAGGGTGAAGTGTTTGTTCAAGGGGAACGTCGACCATCGAGTGAATTATTTGACCAGCTAAATCTTCCGAAAATCGAGCTACAAGCAAAGGAAGGCTTAGCGCTCATTAATGGAACACAAGCAATGACTGCACAAGGGATTGTTAACTATATTGAAGCCGAAAAATTAGCGTACGCAAGTGAATGGATTGCAGCGATGACGATGGAAGCATTGTACGGTATTATTGATGCCTTCCACCCAGCTGTTCACGAGGCACGTGGAATGCATGAGCAGATGGACGTTGCAGCGCGTATGCGTGACTGGCTCGAAGGCAGTGAACTTATTACACATCAAGGGGAAAAACGTGTACAAGATCCATATTCACTGCGCTGCATTCCTCAAATTCATGGAGCGAGCTGGCAAGTATTAAATTATGTCAAAGAAAAGCTAGAGCTTGAAATGAACGCAGCAACGGATAATCCATTGATTTTTGAGGATGGCGAACTCATTATTTCAGGTGGGAACTTCCACGGACAACCGATAGCCTTTGCGATGGATTTTTTAAAAATTGGAGTTGCCGAACTTGCAAATGTTTCGGAGCGTCGCATTGAACGTTTAGTGAATCCACAGTTAAACGAAGGATTACCAGCATTTTTAAGTGCCAAACCTGGTTTAGAATCAGGGGCGATGATATTACAATATAGCGCGGCAAGCTTAGTATCAGAAAATAAAACACTTGCACATCCAGCATCGGTTGATTCGATTCCATCTTCAGCAAATCAGGAGGATCATGTTAGTATGGGGACTACGGGTTCACGACATGCGCGTATGATTATCGGAAATGTCCGCAATGTATTGGCGATTGAAGCATTTTGTGCTGCTCAAGCTGTAGAATATCGTGGGGTGGAGCAGATGTCACCAAAGCTACGCGAAAAGTGGGAGCAAATTCGAGAACTTGCTCCAAGTATGACCGAAGACCGAATTTTCAGTCATGATGTCAATCGTATTATCGAATTCTTATTGCCATCAAGGTAA
- a CDS encoding ABC1 kinase family protein — MNIISAVIQLVGASFVIFFISGRLIGSQVSLVKRVLSVVISVVFTTFVFWYTYLRGTDYFDYGIVENVVNSATLLWLGSMLLISMLLYLFFELFDPIELNENGTPVGRRSYFKTLLIYWKRQKRLREVVGIAVKNGVTRTVKYARSREDERELAKALRDTLEQCGGVFIKFGQVLSTRKELLSPIFIEELEKLQQHVKPLTEQQVEQILQENYGQDVDQVFSYFSKTPLASASIGQVHKAVLKEANEPVVVKLLRPEVKHIMHEDLSILMEFASWISSKSGWAENLGFYDLAKGFSLALSEEIDFNIEARNMEQMALIVQKGEINVKVPQVFTRYSKKNVLVMEYIKGQSVTVANALFNDNCVNRHDFAQTLLYAFLEQALVSGIFHADPHPGNIYIEEDTGRVAMLDYGAVGRLAIQQQDGLKYFLVGIHQADAALVVDGINLLVENGESVNRQEMEQAISQILLRISYVSRVETDELIYSIFSVARDFGLHFYPAVSIALRAIVTLDGTLSTIDPRFEIFREIKDFSNNYLKASLAKPFKQPKETKQFIEEELALLLPNLRKIPRRIDQMIKKAESGKIILHHDIFSDKTNAMFVTQLFSRFVLLLVGITFGIISVALLAISQFIHTAYAVYLNTAAYLGLFLCAILLVRLSIQAIRDMKRTK, encoded by the coding sequence TTGAATATTATTTCAGCGGTCATTCAATTAGTAGGCGCTAGCTTTGTAATCTTTTTTATCAGTGGACGATTAATCGGCTCGCAAGTTAGTTTAGTAAAACGTGTACTATCAGTCGTTATAAGTGTTGTTTTTACAACATTTGTATTTTGGTATACGTATTTGCGTGGCACGGATTATTTTGATTACGGCATTGTGGAGAATGTAGTAAATAGTGCGACGCTGCTGTGGCTTGGTAGTATGTTGCTTATTTCGATGCTGTTGTACTTGTTTTTCGAATTATTTGACCCGATCGAGTTAAATGAAAATGGTACACCTGTTGGTAGACGTTCTTATTTCAAAACACTGTTAATATATTGGAAGCGTCAAAAACGTTTACGCGAAGTAGTCGGTATAGCTGTGAAAAATGGTGTAACGCGTACGGTAAAATATGCGCGTTCTCGTGAAGATGAGCGTGAGTTAGCGAAGGCTTTGCGTGACACACTTGAACAATGTGGTGGGGTATTTATCAAATTTGGTCAAGTACTATCTACAAGAAAAGAGCTTCTATCACCTATTTTTATAGAAGAATTAGAAAAGCTTCAGCAGCATGTAAAGCCATTAACTGAACAGCAAGTTGAACAAATTTTACAAGAAAATTACGGTCAAGATGTAGACCAAGTATTTTCCTACTTTAGCAAAACGCCATTAGCTTCAGCCTCTATTGGACAAGTGCATAAGGCGGTTTTGAAAGAAGCAAATGAGCCGGTTGTCGTTAAATTGCTACGTCCTGAAGTAAAGCATATTATGCATGAGGATTTATCGATTTTAATGGAATTTGCAAGTTGGATTTCGAGTAAATCCGGGTGGGCTGAAAACTTAGGTTTCTATGATTTAGCAAAAGGGTTTAGTTTAGCGCTTAGTGAGGAAATCGATTTTAATATTGAGGCGCGCAATATGGAGCAAATGGCGCTCATTGTGCAAAAAGGTGAAATCAACGTAAAAGTGCCCCAAGTTTTTACGCGCTATAGCAAAAAAAATGTGCTTGTAATGGAGTATATTAAAGGGCAATCCGTTACTGTGGCAAATGCATTATTTAATGATAACTGTGTAAATCGCCATGATTTTGCTCAAACGCTTCTATATGCCTTTTTAGAACAGGCACTTGTTTCTGGTATATTTCATGCCGATCCACATCCAGGCAATATTTATATTGAAGAAGATACGGGTCGGGTGGCAATGTTGGATTACGGTGCGGTGGGTCGCTTAGCAATACAGCAACAAGATGGCCTTAAGTATTTTTTAGTTGGAATTCACCAGGCGGATGCAGCGCTTGTTGTTGACGGTATCAACCTACTAGTAGAAAATGGTGAATCGGTGAATCGTCAAGAAATGGAACAGGCCATTAGCCAAATTTTACTTAGAATTAGTTATGTGTCACGCGTTGAAACGGACGAACTGATATATTCTATTTTCTCGGTCGCACGTGATTTTGGTCTACATTTCTATCCGGCAGTTAGTATAGCTTTACGCGCAATTGTCACACTAGACGGGACATTATCAACTATTGACCCACGCTTTGAAATTTTTAGAGAAATTAAAGATTTTTCAAATAACTATTTAAAAGCGAGTTTGGCAAAACCATTTAAGCAACCAAAAGAAACGAAGCAATTTATCGAAGAAGAGCTGGCGCTACTTTTACCCAATTTACGAAAAATTCCTCGTCGTATTGATCAAATGATAAAAAAAGCAGAAAGCGGCAAAATCATTTTGCATCATGATATTTTCTCGGATAAAACGAATGCGATGTTTGTTACACAGCTATTTTCACGTTTCGTGTTGTTGCTCGTTGGCATTACATTTGGCATTATCTCGGTAGCATTGCTAGCAATTTCGCAGTTTATTCATACCGCCTATGCTGTTTATCTAAATACGGCTGCTTACCTAGGTTTATTTTTATGTGCAATATTACTCGTACGCTTATCAATCCAAGCAATTCGAGATATGAAACGAACAAAATAA
- a CDS encoding SACOL1771 family peroxiredoxin, with protein MTKHIFTLQIDWPQGRNSVGSLSANRLQTQISIPPEMDGPGIGTNPDEMLLGAAATCYIITLAAMYERGQIDAELALRSEGIVDVTNGVFTYQEIHHYVTITLNDQSERVRKLAERYAYKAEETCMISKALKGNVDIQVHITMN; from the coding sequence ATGACAAAGCATATATTTACTTTACAAATTGATTGGCCACAGGGAAGAAATTCAGTAGGTAGCTTATCAGCAAACCGCCTACAAACGCAGATTTCAATTCCACCAGAAATGGATGGTCCAGGAATCGGTACAAACCCTGATGAAATGTTGCTCGGCGCGGCAGCAACGTGCTATATCATCACGTTAGCGGCTATGTATGAACGTGGTCAAATTGATGCAGAATTGGCATTAAGATCAGAAGGAATAGTTGATGTGACAAACGGTGTCTTTACCTATCAAGAAATTCATCATTATGTCACGATAACGCTAAATGACCAATCAGAGCGTGTACGAAAACTAGCAGAGCGCTATGCATATAAAGCAGAAGAAACTTGTATGATTAGTAAGGCGTTAAAAGGGAATGTAGACATTCAAGTACATATTACGATGAACTAA